The Anaerohalosphaeraceae bacterium DNA segment TGGAGTGTGCTCGTGTTCTGGTTCGGGAACCCAACCTGTCTTTTCCCTGGACCGGGCCTGTCGAGTTCGAAGGGCAGGCGGCTGGTTTCGACTGTGAAGTGGAGATTGCCGCCCCCAATAACCAGGTTTATCCGGTTGTAAGCCGGGCGTGGTTTGAAAAAGACGGCAGCCGACGGGCGGAAAGCATTTTCATCGGCCGGCTTTATTATGACCCCAATGAAGGGGGGAGCTATTATCAGCAGATTGACCGTCAGGTCCGATAAGGGAAGGGGATGGAGAAAATCATCCGCCGGCTCAGACAGCTGCAGCGATTTCAAATCTTTGTTCGGTGCGGCAAAGGAAAGCGGGACTGTAGGGACTGCAACGGCTGTATCAGTTCTGCGGACGTGAACGGATCTTGAAAAGGCCTTTTTTGATACTGATATGCATAAGACAGGCAGGTCCGATTATATGGGCTGTACTGAATGTGATTTTGGTTTTACGCAAATGTTCCGCTGCGGAGCGGTTTGCCTTATGGGGGCGGTTAAGACGACAGAAGAGTCAGTCGAAAGAACAGAAGAATCAAAAGGCGACAATCCGCCCGTACTGTTGGCGGAGAAATCAAAAGGTGGTTTATGAAAAAGCGTAAGAGAGACCGGCGGCAGACCCTCAGCGGGTTTACGCTGGTGGAGATTATTGTGGTGGTGGTGATTCTGGCGATTGTTTCGCTGGCGGCTATCCCTGTTTTGGGAACGGCGGCGGATATGCAGGTTCGCTCTGCCGCCGACAAAATCGCCGCCGACCTCGATTATGCAAAAGGCCTGGCCGTCACCCGTCAGAAAACCTATACGGTGGTATTTTCTCCTTCCCAGGAAAAATATCAGGTTCAGGATGACACCGGCGCCGTTCTGAATCATCCTCTGCGAAACGGTCCTTTTGTGGAGGAATTTACAAAGGACCGCCGGATGAAAAAGGTTGATCTTGTGAGCACGACGCTCAGCGGAGACGCCGTGACATTTGATTATCTGGGAACCCCTTATGCGGGGACGGATACCAGCAGCCCTTTGAATGCGGCCGGACGGGTTACGCTCCAGGCCGATTCCTTTGTGCTTTATATAGATATTGAGCCGGTTACCGGCTATGTGTCCATTACAAAACCCTAATGAGAGAAACGGAATGCGTTCATGGCTGGAATGGTTTTGTCGCGGGTCAAGAGGCCCTATTGGCATTGATATCGGGCACAATTGCGTCCGGATGATTCAGCTGGGGTTTAAGGAAGGTCTGATTCGGGCGGAGAGTGCCGAACAGGAACCGCTGGAAGCGGCCTCCGGCGGAGGCAGTGATGTCCATCGAACGGGCGTGGTGCGTGCAATTCGAGCCATGCTGGCCCGGGGACGCTTTTGGGGTCGGGAGGCGGTTTCCTGCCTTCCGGGCGATGCGCTGAAAATCAAAAGTCTGCGGCTGGATGCTCTCGAAACCGAGCGTCTGGAGGAAGGGCACTATGGAGAACTTGCTCAGCGTTTCGGACTGGACCCGGATAAGGATGAAATCCGCTATCTGATTGCCGGCAGTGTATATCAGGGAGAGGAAATCAGAAAGGAAGTCATTTTCTTTGGAATGAACCGCACGCAATTGATGGGGCATGTGTCCCTGCTGGAGGAGGCCGGACTGGAGCCGATTGCCGTGGATGCGATGCCGTGCGCCCTGTTCCGCAGTTTTCGGCGGACTCTTCGGCGTCAGGAAGACCGCGAGGTTGTCAGCGTGCTGGTGAATCTGGGAATGTATTTTACGACGGTTATTATCGGACGGGGCACATCGATTTCTCTCGTAAAGCAGATTCCTTTGGCGGAACAGCATCTGACGCAAAAGGCGGCGGATGTGCTCGGTGTTTCCTGGGAGGAGGCGGCTCGGCAGATTGCTCAGGATTGGACGGGAGTCCGGACGGGAGCGGATTCCCCGATTCAGCAGACGCTTTCGTCGGCCATGAGCCGAACGATTGAGGATTTGGCGCGAGAAATTTCTCTGTGCTTCAAATACTACGCGGTAGCTTTTCGCGGAGAGCGGCCCTCGGAAGTGGTGTTTGCCGGCGGACGTTTGTATGAGTCCCTTTTGATGGACTTGCTCCGAGAGCAGCTGAATCTGGACATTCGCATTGCCGAACCTCTCCGCGGCATTGATTTGAGAAACGTTTCTTTTGACCGCCGTCCCAATCCGCAGATGGCGGAATGGGCGGTGGCGGTCGGACTGGCCCTGAAGGGATGGTCCCAGCCCGGCTTGCAGGAACTGGACAATGTTTTGAGGGAAAAAGCGGCAGTCTGATGGAACTGGATTTTATCCCATCCTGGTATCATGAAAGTCGCCGGCGGCGGAATTGGTATCTGCGCCGTTATCTGGCGATCGTTCTTCTGACGGGGTTCTGGATTGTCGGCAATTTGTTCAGCGGCAGCATTATTTCGAAGGCCTATGCGGATTTGGAAGGGCTCCGCAGCACCTATGAAAAGGGCCTTCAGACTATTCTTCAGGTTCGACGGCTCCAGGAGGAGATTTCGATTTTGAACCGACAAAGCCGTCTGGTCAGTCAATTGCGTCCTCGAACGGCTCTTACGCCTGTTCTTGCGGAATTAAGCCGCTGCATCGGTGAACGGGCGGTTCTTACAGAACTGACGATTTCGCAGGTACCCTTCGAATCCGCTGTTGGTTCTTCTCCAAAGACAGGAACGGGCATTCAGGTCCGTCTCAGCACGGACAAAAAGGGTGACTGGCTGAAGGATTCGGACACGGTCACTCGAATTCGGCTGGCTGGTTTTGCTCTGGATGGTTCGGAAGCGGCGGCATTGATTTCCCGGCTGGAGGAGTCGGACTATTTTACGCGGGTGATTCCTGTTTATTCCAAAAATGAGACGCGATTCGGTGCGACAGTGGCCGGATTTGAGATTCAGTGTGTTCTGGCTGACTTTGTGGTGAGGGACCGGAATTGAAAAAAATTGTTGATCATTATCCGGTGACGGTTTTGGGGCTGCTGCTTTTGGCGGCGGTTGGGCTTGGGGCCTATCAGTACTACCCCGTCTATCAGCAGCGAAAGGCCTTCCGGGCCTTGCTGTCTGAAGAAGAATCGCGGCTGGAGGAAGTGCGGGAATGTTCTGAACAGCTGCCGATTCTGTATCGGCAGATTCGGGATTTAAAACCCGCAGCTGAGCAGTACCGGCGGTTATTTCCGGATGAACAGGGCTATTCCCGGCTCTGGCAGCAGATGACGGAAATGCTGGCTCGGACGCAGCTGTCCGACCAGTCTGTTCGGCCGGGTGAGGTGACCTGTGAGGACGGTTTGTGCTCGATTCCTCTGGAGATTCGCTGCACAGGCAGTTTTGACAGGATTTTTGAACTGCTTCGGTCTTTTGAACAGTTTGATCGGCTGATTCGATTTGAGGAAATATCCCTGCGGAATGACGAAAACGTGTCCGGGCGTCTGTTTTTGCAGGCCAAAGCCCGTGCTTTTTATCAAATGACGCCGAGTGGAAAAAAGAACGAATGACTCGAAACAGAGGCACAATCGGAAGCATCGGGACGCTCGTAGGAACCGTCAATCCGAAGATGGTATTGGCGGCGGTTCTTCTGCTGGTTATGGCTGTCCTGTGGCTGCGTGTTTTTCTCAGAGGCCGAAGCGGTCCGGAAACCGTCCAGGCCCAGGTCCCCATTGAACCGTCTGCCGGGCAGGCGTCAGGGGAGCGGACGGCGTCGAAAGTTCTTCTGCAGCCGCGTCTGCTGCCGGTGTTGGCCGGACAGCATGAGCGTCCCGAACGAGACCCCTTTGTCTTTGACCGTTCCAAATGGTTCCATACGGAACGGCAGGCATCTGAGGTTCAGCCCCAGGAGCCGACTACTTCTTCTGCCGGGCGGGAGCGAGGTGTTTTGTCGCAGAAGATAGCAAAAGACCTGATTCTGCAGGCCGTGATTAAAGATCCCGCCGGTGTTCCGACTCAGGCATGTGTAAACGGGGTGGTTTTGTCCCGAGGCGGGATTCTGAAAGTGAAAGAGAATGGAGAAACATATGAGCTGAAAGTATCGGACATCGGTTCTCAACACGTTCAGTTTGAGTATCAAGATATGGTGTTTACAGTCAAAATGCCCTCTTCGGAGTGGCTCGATTAACAGAAAGGCGGTGTTGTATGAAAACTCAGCGAAAAAAGCAAATGAAGTTTAGAACTTATCTGATTACAGTCAGCGTCTGGCTGCTGGCGGTGTTGGGACTGACCGCACTGGTAGTCGGCCAGGAAAGTCAAACGCCGGCCGCACCGGCGGCGGAGACCCCGCAGGAAACGACGCCTGCAGCAGCAGTTGAGTCGCCGGCGACAAATGAACAGACACCGTATTCGATGCAGTCGGTTCAGACGATCAGCTTTCGTAAAGATATGCCGGTTCGGGACGCCCTGCAGATGCTGGCTCAGATGTATCACAAAAACATCGTGCCTTCGGCCCGAGTGGACGGCACTGTGACTGTTACTAATCTTTATGACGTAACCTTTGAGGAGGCCCTGCAGGCCATTCTCGGTACTCACAAGTACGAAATCAAGGGCAATTTTGTCAAGATTTACACGAATGAGGAGTTCCAGGCCGACAAGACCCGTTTTGAATACGCGGTCATTCCTTTGTACTACATCAATGCGGAAGAAGCCAAGAAATTAGCCGAACCCCTTTTGAGTGAATTCGGCCAACTCGGGGTGACCAGTCCCGCCCAGCGGGATACCGTGCCCGGCAAAGGCGGCGATTCTCTGGCGATTCACGATCGGCTGGTGGTTTCCGATTATCCCGAGAATATCAAGCGGATTCGGGAGGTGCTGGCTGAAGTGGATGTGGAACCCCTTCAGGTGCTTCTGGAAGTGACGGTTATGGAAGCCACTCTGACGGAAGATACCAAGTTCGGGATTGACTGGAAGAATATTCCCGGTACCTCCATCACCCTCGGCGGTGAGGGATTCCTTCAGGGAGGTTTTGCTCCCGTTGTTTCAGGGAGCAATGCTTCCGGAATTTCCGTCGGTGTGACTTTTGATAACATTTCTGCCCTGATTAACGCCATTGAAACGGTCTCGGATGTGACGATTATGGCCAATCCGAAAATATTAGCCCTCAATAAGCAGGCCGGCAAGCTTATCATCGGCAAGGAAGAGGGCTATCAGTCCTTAACGAATGTGGCGGAAGGCGGCACATCTACGCAGCAGGTGGAATTCCTCGAAAGCGGTACCGTGCTCGAGTTTCGGCCCTTCATCGGAAAAGACGGGCTGATTCGAATGGAAATCCGTCCTGAGCAAAGCAACGGAGAAATTGTCGAATTCGGCAATACACAGCTGCCTCAGAAGACCAAGACGGAAGTGATGACCAATGTGATGGTGCGGGACGGCCAGACCATTGTATTGGGAGGTCTGTTCAAGGAACAAACCTCTTTGTCCCGCAATCAGGTGCCTGTTATCGGGGATATTCCTGTAATCGGAGAACTGTTCCGGGGTGTTTCCGACAGTTCGACGCGCGTGGAGCTGATTATTCTGATTACGCCTCATATTATTCAGCGGCCTGAACAAGCCCAGGGTGCGGAACGTCTGGCGGATGTTCAGCGGCTGGCTCACGAAGCCCGCAGCAATCTGTATTGGATGAGCCGGGTCAAGATAGATGAAGACCGGTATGCACGGGCGGTGCAGTATTACCTGAACGGAGACTACGATGCGGCGACGGCCGAACTGAACAACATCCTGACCATTCACCGCAACTACCTCGAGGCCGTTCGGCTTCGTGAACGGATTCTCCGGGAGACGCAGCCCCAGGCGGCCGAACAGATGGAGCGTCTGATGCTGCAGAAGATTGAACGGGAAGAATCCGGCAAGTGGTTCCGCTGGTAAAGGATTTTTAACGCTCCGGCCGGTCCCTTTTGTGCGGACCGGCCGGAGTGATTGATTCTTTGCGGATTTGAAAAGACAGGAGTCTGCGATGAAACGGAACAAATGGACAGTACTGTTGGCACTGACGGCCCTTTGCGGTTTGGGAGGCGGCTGTGCTTTATCGCATGCCCAAAAGAAAGAGCAAATGCAGAAAGCATGGGAGAAATCCTCCATTGGACCGAATCTGGCTGCCGTTCGGGAACTGTTGGACCAGGAGCGAATGGAAGAAGCTAAAAAGCTTCTGGCCAAATGCGTGCAGTCCGAGCCGGACCATCCGGAGGTTAATTATCTGTTGGCGCGGGTTCATCTGGCTGAAGGTCGGCTTCCTGCCGCCCGTGTGTGCCTTCAGAAAGCGGTTGAGCAGGCGCCGCAGATGGATGAGGGCTGGTTTGCCTTGGGGATGACAGCTTTGGAGCAGGGAGAAACGGAGTTTGCTCGGGAATGTCTGCAAAAAGCTGTGGACCTTAAACCCCTTCAGGTGGAATACGTATTAACCCTTTCCCATCTGTATGTCCGGCAGGGACAAACGGAACAGGCCCGGGAATTGATTGAAAACAGCCGAAGAAAATTGCCTTACGATGCCGACCTGCTGCTGACGGCAGCGGATTTGGCCCAGCGAAGCGGCGACGTCCAACAGGCATCGGTTTACTATAAGGAAGCTCTGTGGAGGCAGGGAGACAATCCTCGCGTTCTCGAGGCGGTCGGACTGTTCTATATGGACCGCCGGCAATGGAGCCAAGCCGCCGAACTTTTTGAGAAACTCTATCAGGTTCAGGCGCAGGCGGACCGCCGCCAGGTGATTCTTCACTGGCTTGGTTATTGCTCTCTTCAGGCCGGGAAATACGCCGCGGCTTTGAAATGGTATGACCAGCTCAGCGTGCTGCGTCGGGAAGACCCGCAGGTTTGGCTTGAAATGGGGCAGGCGGCTCTCGGAGCAGAACTGCCGGAGCGTGCACTCTATTGCGGACAGAAGGCCCTTCAGCTTCAGCCGGGCCTGACGGATGCCGAAGTTGTAAGGGCCTGTGCCCTGTATTTGAAGAAAAACTATGCTGAGGCGATCCCTGTTTTCCAGAAGATTTGTCTGGATTCCAGGTGGGAGGCATTCGGCTGGTGGATGAGCGGACTTTGCTATCAGCGGCTGGGGCAGAATGCGCTGGCGCGCAGTGCCTTTGAAAAGGCCCATCAATTGAATCCGGACAGTCCGCTGATTCGACTTTTTACCGAGCCGGAAAAGAAAACGATGTAGCGTTTGATGACGATACATCCGGTTTGAAGAACCCGATACAGCTGCAAAAAAATGAAACGGGCGATACGAATGGGAATGGGATTGTGGGGTTTTCTGGCGGTGCTTTCAGCCGCTGCAGGAGGAATATCCCTTTTTGTTTCCAATCCGCTGATTACGAGTGCCGTTTGGCTGGCGGCCTGCCTGGCGGTGTTGGGACTGGGCGGGGTTCTGCGGCAGCTTTTGAAGGGATTGGAGGATTTAGAGCGGTATCTGAAAAACCCCGATTGCATGCCTGTTTCGAAAGGCACATGGTCGCCGTCTTTTTGGGAATCTCTGCAGAAGTGGTCCGCTCGGCAGCAGACGCAAGCCGAGGAAACCCGGCAGGAAAACAGCCGGCTTCGCCTTCAGCTTCAGCTGCTGGAGCGGCAGCGTACCTGGGAACAAGCCGTTCTTGACAGCATTCGAGACGCTGTGCTGGTTGTCAATGAGGACAACCAAATCCTTTTTGCCAATCCGGCGGCTCGAGAGCTACTGAATCCGGATGCGGTTCCGGAGCATTTTTCTTCTCTGGAAACAATCGAGACGGCCGCCGCCCTCCGGGAAAAGATTCACCGCTGCCGAAGCGGCCGAATCCGCCATGTTCGTCATGAACTGGCGCTGAATGTCCAGGGGCAGCAGCGGATTTTCGAGGCGGTTTTCTCCTGCCTTCCAGAGTCATCTCCAAACAGCGGAGGGGTTGTTGCCGTTCTCCACGACATCAGCCGCGAACGGGAAATATCGCAGATGAAAAATGAGTTTGTCAGCCATGTTTCGCATGAGCTGAAAACGCCGCTGGCTTCCATCAATGCCTATGCCGAGATGCTCGTGGACGGCGAGGCGCAGGATGCGGATACAATTCGGCAGTTCTGTTCGATTATTCAGAGTCAGTCGCTTCGGCTCAATCGTCTGATTGAGGATATTTTGAACATCTCGCGGATTGAATCCGGCCTGGTCAAAGTCAACCGAAGCAATCACAGCATCGCGCTGATTGTGCGGGATGCCGTAGAGATGATACGAAGTTACGCTCAGGAAAAGAATATTACGATTCATGCACCGGCTCCGATTCTCTATGACCAGGCCTGTGTGGACCGGGATATGATTTCCCAGGCCGTCATCAATCTGCTCAGCAACGCTGTGAAATATACTCCGGCCGGCGGTTCGGTTACTGTCGGGCTGGAGGTGGACGAAGCGGAAGGGCGGCTGAGGGTGACCGTGACGGATACCGGTGTCGGAATCCCGCCGGAGGAGTTGGGGCGGGTGTTTGAAAAATTCTATCGGGTTCAGGCCAACAATCATATGGCCAAGGGAACCGGATTGGGGCTGAATCTGGTCAAGCAGATTATCGAGACGGTTCACGGAGGCAGGGTTTTTGTCTCCAGTGTAGTCGGGCAGGGAAGTATATTCGGTTTTGAACTGCCGCTGGCTTTAACCGGCTGTGCCGCCGCTTCTGTCGGCGGTTCGAGCTGACGGCTTCGGCGGCCTGAAGAAAGCAGGAGAATGAGATATGGCGGAACGAAAAGCACTTGTGGTGGATGATGAATTTCACATTGTCCAGGTTGTAGCCATCAAACTGCGCAACAACGGCTTTGAGGTTTTTACAGCGGACAACGGAAGCCAGGCCTATCAGCTGGCCTGCGCGCATCATCCGGATATCATCGTGACGGATTACCAAATGCCGGCTATGACCGGACTGGAGCTGATCGAGAAACTTCGGAAAAATCCGGACACGGCGGATACACCGGTTTTGCTGCTGACGGCTCGGGGATTTGCAATTGATCCGCAGCAGAAGGAATCTCTGCGGGTGGCGGCCTGTCTGAGCAAGCCGTTTAGTCCCCGGGAAGTGCTCCACTGCATTGAAGAAGTACTGGCTCAGCGGGCGGGCGTCTAAGAAGAAATCAACCATCTGAGAGAGGGATATCAAGAATGGGTCCTGCTTCGAATCAGTCTCTGCGGGATGATCTGGAACTGA contains these protein-coding regions:
- a CDS encoding ATP-binding protein; protein product: MKRAIRMGMGLWGFLAVLSAAAGGISLFVSNPLITSAVWLAACLAVLGLGGVLRQLLKGLEDLERYLKNPDCMPVSKGTWSPSFWESLQKWSARQQTQAEETRQENSRLRLQLQLLERQRTWEQAVLDSIRDAVLVVNEDNQILFANPAARELLNPDAVPEHFSSLETIETAAALREKIHRCRSGRIRHVRHELALNVQGQQRIFEAVFSCLPESSPNSGGVVAVLHDISREREISQMKNEFVSHVSHELKTPLASINAYAEMLVDGEAQDADTIRQFCSIIQSQSLRLNRLIEDILNISRIESGLVKVNRSNHSIALIVRDAVEMIRSYAQEKNITIHAPAPILYDQACVDRDMISQAVINLLSNAVKYTPAGGSVTVGLEVDEAEGRLRVTVTDTGVGIPPEELGRVFEKFYRVQANNHMAKGTGLGLNLVKQIIETVHGGRVFVSSVVGQGSIFGFELPLALTGCAAASVGGSS
- the pilO gene encoding type 4a pilus biogenesis protein PilO; this encodes MKKIVDHYPVTVLGLLLLAAVGLGAYQYYPVYQQRKAFRALLSEEESRLEEVRECSEQLPILYRQIRDLKPAAEQYRRLFPDEQGYSRLWQQMTEMLARTQLSDQSVRPGEVTCEDGLCSIPLEIRCTGSFDRIFELLRSFEQFDRLIRFEEISLRNDENVSGRLFLQAKARAFYQMTPSGKKNE
- a CDS encoding GspH/FimT family protein, with translation MKKRKRDRRQTLSGFTLVEIIVVVVILAIVSLAAIPVLGTAADMQVRSAADKIAADLDYAKGLAVTRQKTYTVVFSPSQEKYQVQDDTGAVLNHPLRNGPFVEEFTKDRRMKKVDLVSTTLSGDAVTFDYLGTPYAGTDTSSPLNAAGRVTLQADSFVLYIDIEPVTGYVSITKP
- the pilM gene encoding pilus assembly protein PilM, with product MRSWLEWFCRGSRGPIGIDIGHNCVRMIQLGFKEGLIRAESAEQEPLEAASGGGSDVHRTGVVRAIRAMLARGRFWGREAVSCLPGDALKIKSLRLDALETERLEEGHYGELAQRFGLDPDKDEIRYLIAGSVYQGEEIRKEVIFFGMNRTQLMGHVSLLEEAGLEPIAVDAMPCALFRSFRRTLRRQEDREVVSVLVNLGMYFTTVIIGRGTSISLVKQIPLAEQHLTQKAADVLGVSWEEAARQIAQDWTGVRTGADSPIQQTLSSAMSRTIEDLAREISLCFKYYAVAFRGERPSEVVFAGGRLYESLLMDLLREQLNLDIRIAEPLRGIDLRNVSFDRRPNPQMAEWAVAVGLALKGWSQPGLQELDNVLREKAAV
- a CDS encoding tetratricopeptide repeat protein → MKRNKWTVLLALTALCGLGGGCALSHAQKKEQMQKAWEKSSIGPNLAAVRELLDQERMEEAKKLLAKCVQSEPDHPEVNYLLARVHLAEGRLPAARVCLQKAVEQAPQMDEGWFALGMTALEQGETEFARECLQKAVDLKPLQVEYVLTLSHLYVRQGQTEQARELIENSRRKLPYDADLLLTAADLAQRSGDVQQASVYYKEALWRQGDNPRVLEAVGLFYMDRRQWSQAAELFEKLYQVQAQADRRQVILHWLGYCSLQAGKYAAALKWYDQLSVLRREDPQVWLEMGQAALGAELPERALYCGQKALQLQPGLTDAEVVRACALYLKKNYAEAIPVFQKICLDSRWEAFGWWMSGLCYQRLGQNALARSAFEKAHQLNPDSPLIRLFTEPEKKTM
- a CDS encoding response regulator, encoding MAERKALVVDDEFHIVQVVAIKLRNNGFEVFTADNGSQAYQLACAHHPDIIVTDYQMPAMTGLELIEKLRKNPDTADTPVLLLTARGFAIDPQQKESLRVAACLSKPFSPREVLHCIEEVLAQRAGV